In Rhodospirillum rubrum ATCC 11170, a genomic segment contains:
- a CDS encoding right-handed parallel beta-helix repeat-containing protein, whose protein sequence is MLALTAVRPRASWGWKAAALGLAGLLAVPSLAAARTLTVGPTGQYALPSQAAAAAVNGDTVEIQAGDYGADTTVWKQNDLVIRAVGGPVVLVGGASLTQGKAIWLTTGNNVIISGINFSKAAVRDRNGAGIRHEGGDLRIIGCVFHDNENGLLATSRAGANILIESSEFYANGYGDGRSHNIYISTAARFVMRYSASYGAKVGHQIKTRAAANEIAYNFLADGANGTASYTIDLSNGGDSLVVGNVMQKSAKASNGTFVMYAAEGQKVAGSRLTAIHNTLVNNRSAGGFFANRDTTTPAVLSNNFMVGQGTAVSGPAELAGNLQLRSAGLREKATGLLKALDGQAAAATPGLTVTDGDPGFVNADVLDFRLTSISPAVDAGAVLPAALIPTAEYLSPLLGRARVQIGAADVGAYEYRPAQ, encoded by the coding sequence ATGCTCGCCCTCACCGCCGTCCGCCCCCGGGCGTCATGGGGATGGAAAGCCGCCGCGCTCGGCCTTGCCGGCCTGCTGGCGGTGCCGTCGCTGGCGGCGGCTCGCACCCTCACCGTTGGTCCGACGGGGCAATACGCCTTGCCCTCCCAGGCGGCGGCGGCGGCGGTCAATGGTGATACGGTCGAGATCCAGGCCGGCGATTATGGCGCCGATACCACGGTGTGGAAGCAGAACGATCTGGTGATCCGCGCGGTTGGCGGGCCGGTGGTGCTGGTGGGCGGCGCCTCTCTCACCCAGGGCAAGGCCATTTGGCTGACGACCGGCAACAACGTCATCATCAGCGGCATCAATTTCTCCAAGGCCGCCGTCCGCGACCGCAACGGCGCGGGGATCCGCCATGAGGGCGGTGATCTGCGGATCATCGGCTGCGTATTCCACGATAACGAAAACGGCCTGCTGGCCACCTCGCGGGCCGGGGCGAATATTCTGATCGAAAGCTCGGAATTCTATGCCAATGGCTATGGCGACGGCCGCTCCCACAACATCTATATCAGCACGGCGGCGCGCTTCGTGATGCGCTACAGCGCCAGCTACGGCGCCAAGGTCGGCCATCAGATCAAGACCCGCGCCGCGGCGAATGAAATCGCCTATAATTTCCTGGCCGATGGCGCCAACGGCACCGCCAGCTACACCATCGATTTGTCCAACGGCGGGGACAGTCTGGTGGTCGGCAATGTCATGCAAAAAAGCGCCAAGGCCTCGAATGGCACCTTCGTGATGTATGCGGCCGAAGGTCAGAAGGTCGCCGGAAGCCGTCTCACCGCCATTCACAACACCCTGGTCAACAACCGTAGCGCCGGCGGATTCTTCGCCAATCGCGATACGACGACCCCCGCCGTGCTGTCGAACAACTTCATGGTCGGCCAGGGCACGGCGGTCAGCGGTCCGGCGGAACTGGCGGGCAATCTGCAGCTGCGCAGCGCCGGGCTGCGCGAAAAGGCGACGGGCCTGCTCAAGGCCCTGGATGGTCAGGCGGCGGCGGCGACGCCGGGGTTGACGGTGACGGATGGCGATCCGGGGTTCGTCAATGCCGATGTGCTTGATTTCCGCCTGACCTCGATTTCGCCGGCGGTCGATGCCGGGGCGGTGTTGCCCGCCGCCCTGATTCCGACGGCGGAATACCTATCGCCGCTGCTTGGGCGGGCCCGCGTGCAGATCGGCGCGGCCGATGTTGGGGCTTATGAATATCGGCCGGCGCAGTAA
- a CDS encoding lipopolysaccharide biosynthesis protein — protein MTGGGAKGRALVVGAALAMVAFVVEVVSAFFLMPFLIHALGPERYGLWALIGTIIAQFSLLDFGLSATAQRYMAGALAQDDRARAGEIFSAAALLFLIAGGVAFALSLILAGGAPLVMAPGPGRDEFALALAIMGGMVGLSLPLNVVRGTVMARMSFAWLSVIEIGRALLRVGAVVLVIDQGRGLAALAAITLAITVLEAAALRLLLARVLPWLSVRPGGVRRATLIELFHFSKHVFVVKIGDMARYRMDNFIIAPVLGLSAVTHYSAASRLADTFISLIDRVFTLCGPVFSGYAALDDRENMREKFLLFTRFATLATACAAGGVLSAGWIFIPLWLGPEFIDSYHAMAALTVGLTALLIQAPTREVLSALYKHPFDAWTNLAEAVANLAISLLLVGDFGILGVALGTAIPMVVVKMGVLPVYACRRIGLGVGTYYRLVAGALAVVALCHLPIVAVMVSIPHSFPALFTAALVCYGLLGMVLFRFALPREIRALLLASLRPARVAAV, from the coding sequence ATGACCGGCGGCGGGGCGAAAGGCCGGGCCCTGGTCGTCGGCGCCGCCCTGGCGATGGTGGCCTTTGTCGTCGAGGTGGTATCGGCCTTCTTTCTGATGCCGTTCCTGATCCATGCCCTGGGCCCCGAACGTTATGGGCTATGGGCGCTGATCGGCACCATCATCGCCCAGTTCTCGTTGCTTGATTTCGGCCTGTCGGCCACGGCGCAGCGTTACATGGCCGGGGCTTTGGCCCAAGACGACCGGGCGCGGGCGGGCGAGATCTTTTCGGCCGCGGCCCTGCTGTTCCTGATCGCCGGAGGGGTCGCCTTCGCCCTCAGCCTGATCCTGGCCGGCGGCGCGCCGCTGGTGATGGCGCCGGGCCCCGGCCGTGACGAATTCGCCCTCGCCCTGGCCATCATGGGGGGGATGGTCGGTCTGTCGCTGCCGCTCAACGTCGTCCGCGGAACGGTCATGGCGCGGATGTCGTTCGCCTGGCTCAGCGTCATCGAGATCGGCCGCGCCCTGCTGCGGGTTGGCGCGGTGGTGCTGGTCATCGACCAGGGGCGCGGGCTGGCGGCTTTGGCGGCGATCACCCTGGCGATCACCGTTCTCGAGGCGGCCGCCTTGCGTCTTTTGCTCGCCCGGGTTCTTCCCTGGCTGTCGGTCCGCCCGGGCGGTGTGCGACGGGCGACGTTGATCGAGCTGTTTCACTTCAGCAAGCATGTCTTCGTGGTGAAGATCGGCGATATGGCGCGCTACCGGATGGATAATTTCATCATCGCCCCGGTTCTGGGCCTAAGCGCCGTCACCCATTATTCGGCGGCCTCGCGGCTGGCCGATACCTTCATCTCGCTGATCGATCGCGTTTTCACGCTGTGCGGGCCGGTGTTCTCGGGCTATGCGGCGCTCGATGACCGCGAGAACATGCGCGAGAAGTTCTTGCTGTTCACCCGCTTCGCCACCCTGGCGACCGCTTGCGCCGCCGGCGGCGTGCTGAGCGCCGGATGGATCTTTATTCCGTTGTGGCTGGGGCCCGAGTTCATCGACAGCTATCATGCCATGGCCGCCCTGACCGTCGGTCTGACGGCCCTGCTGATCCAGGCGCCGACCCGCGAGGTTCTAAGCGCGCTATACAAGCATCCCTTCGACGCCTGGACCAATCTGGCCGAGGCGGTGGCCAATCTGGCGATCAGCCTGCTGCTGGTGGGCGATTTCGGCATTCTCGGGGTGGCCTTGGGCACGGCGATCCCGATGGTCGTGGTCAAGATGGGCGTGCTGCCGGTCTATGCCTGCCGCAGGATCGGCCTCGGCGTGGGCACCTATTATCGTCTGGTGGCGGGCGCTCTGGCGGTGGTGGCCCTGTGCCATCTGCCGATCGTCGCGGTGATGGTCAGCATCCCCCATAGCTTCCCCGCCCTGTTCACCGCCGCCCTGGTCTGTTACGGCCTGCTGGGCATGGTTTTGTTCCGTTTCGCCCTTCCCCGGGAGATCCGCGCCCTTCTTCTGGCCAGCCTGCGCCCGGCGCGGGTGGCCGCGGTTTGA
- a CDS encoding putative O-glycosylation ligase, exosortase A system-associated, giving the protein MRDLLLALLLVSSLPLIIVRPYVGVFVWCVVSLMNPHQMAYGFISSAPVALLVAGSTLIGLLASREPKRLPGDPIVICILLLAFWVSVTTVFALRPDVAFPLWDRTIKMFLMVLVGLALIRSRQRLHALVWILVVSIGFYGVRGGLFTLVTGGGGRVVGPPTTMIGDNNSLAAALIMTLPLMRYLHLQSANRWIRLGLAGAMGLTALSVLGSFSRGALLASVAMFFWMLVRSRKRLMILALGATFAIGGLFLMPESWHDRMNTISDYQEDESAMGRLDAWTFAFNLAVERPLVGGGFRINVDRDVFLRFSPEAGINRAFHSIYFQVLGEHGFVGLGLFLATLALGFFKAGALSRQCAGDPKLAWARDLGAMSQVSLVGYAAGGAFLDLAFFDLFYFVALLPVMASWVLANPPPVVWKPKPVKSQVPGRGRPRRAALPPPRDALP; this is encoded by the coding sequence CCTATGTGGGCGTGTTCGTCTGGTGCGTCGTGTCGCTGATGAACCCGCATCAGATGGCCTATGGCTTCATTTCATCGGCGCCGGTCGCCTTGCTGGTCGCCGGATCGACGCTGATCGGGCTGCTCGCCTCGCGCGAGCCCAAGCGCCTGCCCGGCGATCCCATCGTCATCTGTATCCTGCTTTTGGCCTTCTGGGTGTCGGTGACCACGGTCTTCGCCCTGCGCCCGGACGTGGCCTTTCCGTTGTGGGACCGCACGATCAAGATGTTCCTGATGGTGCTGGTCGGTCTGGCGCTGATCCGCAGCCGGCAGCGCCTGCACGCCCTGGTGTGGATCCTGGTCGTCAGCATCGGCTTTTATGGGGTGCGTGGCGGCTTGTTCACCCTGGTCACCGGCGGTGGCGGGCGGGTGGTCGGTCCGCCAACGACGATGATCGGCGACAACAACTCCCTGGCCGCCGCCCTGATCATGACCCTGCCCCTGATGCGCTATCTGCATCTGCAATCGGCCAACCGCTGGATCCGCCTTGGCTTGGCCGGGGCGATGGGGCTGACGGCGCTGTCGGTCCTTGGTTCGTTTTCGCGCGGCGCCCTGCTGGCGTCGGTGGCGATGTTTTTCTGGATGCTGGTGCGCTCGCGCAAGCGGCTGATGATCCTGGCTTTGGGGGCGACCTTCGCCATTGGCGGGCTGTTCCTGATGCCCGAGAGCTGGCACGACCGGATGAACACCATCAGTGATTATCAGGAGGACGAATCGGCCATGGGCCGCCTCGACGCCTGGACCTTCGCCTTCAATCTGGCGGTGGAGCGGCCCTTGGTCGGTGGCGGGTTCCGCATCAATGTCGACCGGGATGTGTTTTTGCGGTTTTCCCCCGAGGCCGGGATCAACCGGGCTTTCCACAGCATTTATTTCCAGGTTCTGGGCGAGCATGGCTTCGTTGGCCTGGGGTTGTTTCTGGCGACCCTGGCGCTGGGGTTTTTCAAGGCCGGCGCGCTGTCGCGTCAATGCGCCGGTGATCCGAAACTGGCCTGGGCCCGCGATCTTGGCGCGATGTCCCAGGTCAGTCTGGTTGGCTATGCCGCCGGCGGTGCCTTTCTCGATCTGGCCTTCTTCGATCTTTTCTATTTCGTCGCCCTGTTGCCGGTGATGGCCAGTTGGGTTCTGGCCAACCCGCCGCCGGTCGTCTGGAAACCGAAACCGGTGAAAAGCCAAGTCCCGGGGCGCGGCCGGCCGCGCCGCGCCGCCTTGCCGCCGCCGAGGGATGCCCTGCCATGA